A single Populus nigra chromosome 13, ddPopNigr1.1, whole genome shotgun sequence DNA region contains:
- the LOC133670584 gene encoding uncharacterized protein LOC133670584 → MFLNCLVALEKVTAPSFFQFKDRRYLSIMAESVSNNTGKKVIRIDVSSDTVCPWCFVGKKNLDKAIAASKDRFDFEIKWHPFFLNPSAPKEGVNKLDFYREKFGSRAEGILARMTEIFKGLGLEYNMSGLTGNTLDSHRLINFAGQQGVDKQHKLAEELFLGYFTQAKYVGDREFLLECAQKVGVEGAAKFLEDPNNGVKEVNEELEKYSAHITGVPFYVINGKQKLSGGQPPEVFQKAFEVSAK, encoded by the exons ATGTTTCTTAATTGTTTGGTAGCTCTTGAGAAGGTCACAGCTCCTTCATTCTTCCAG TTTAAAGATCGCAGATACTTAAGCATCATGGCTGAGTCAGTTAGTAACAACACTGGGAAGAAAGTTATCCGAATTGATGTCAGTTCAGACACTGTATGCCCATGGTGTTTTGTTGGCAAGAAAAATTTGGACAAAGCTATAGCTGCTTCTAAGGATCGGTTTGATTTTGAG ATCAAATGGcatcctttttttcttaatccttCTGCGCCTAAAGAAGGTGTGAATAAGCTAGATTTCTACAGGGAAAAGTTTGGATCTCGAGCTGAAGGAATCTTGGCTCGGATGACTGAg ATTTTTAAAGGTCTTGGTCTGGAATATAACATGTCTGGACTCAC GGGCAATACTCTAGACAGCCACAGACTTATAAATTTTGCCGGCCAACAGGGTGTTGATAAGCAACATAAACTTGCTGAGGAGCTATTTCTTGGATACTTCACTCAGGCCAAATATGTTGGTGATAG GGAATTTCTTCTAGAATGTGCTCAAAAGGTTGGGGTAGAGGGAGCAGCTAAATTTCTTGAAGATCCTAATAATGGAGTCAAGGAG GTTAACGAGGAGCTTGAGAAGTACTCAGCACATATCACAGGAGTCCCATTCTACGTG ATCAATGGGAAACAGAAGTTGAGTGGTGGCCAGCCCCCTGAGGTTTTCCAGAAAGCTTTTGAAGTTTCCGCAAAATGA
- the LOC133670548 gene encoding E3 ubiquitin-protein ligase At3g02290-like, giving the protein MGSVCCCLHVDDFEDYMNPENSVYRNCLCVSCFVQNFLHVYTSIFRRGQVHSVPSSIQGAASLTSSSLDNSLAEMYRSPPWPLPYDADPRCSRLQRDGLVSRREKGSSHSHEESEPLRSDNDADSESFSTGDKWNASACEGGKEQRSRSSLKLSSAKATVGIGYVYSSSEEEDVCPTCLDEYTPENPKIMTKCSHHFHLGCIYEWMERSDSCPVCGKVMVFDETT; this is encoded by the exons ATGGGTTCTGTTTGTTGCTGTTTGCATGTCGATGATTTTGAGGATTATATGAATCCTGAGAATTCTGTATATAGAAACTGCTTGTGCGTCAGTTGCTTTGTCCAGAATTTCCTACATGTG TATACCTCAATATTTCGTAGAGGGCAAGTGCATTCTGTCCCTTCATCCATTCAAGGGGCAGCATCTCTGACTTCTTCATCTCTTGACAACTCTCTTGCTGAAATGTACCGATCTCCTCCGTGGCCCTTGCCCTATGATGCTGACCCCAGATGCTCGCGCTTGCAGCGTGATGGTCTGGTTTCAAGACGAGAGAAGGGTTCCAGTCATTCACACGAGGAATCAGAACCCTTGAGAAGTGATAATGATGCTGATTCTGAATCCTTCAGCACAGGAGACAAATGGAACGCATCTGCTTGTGAAGGAGGCAAGGAACAGCGTTCTAGATCCTCATTAAAGCTCTCATCAGCAAAAGCAACAGTTGGAATTGGATATGTTTATTCTTCCTCGGAAGAAGAGGATGTCTGTCCTACATGTCTTGATg AATATACTCCTGAGAACCCAAAGATAATGACAAAATGCTCTCACCATTTCCACCTTGGTTGCATTTATGAGTGGATGGAAAGAAGTGATAGCTGCCCAGTCTGTGGAAAG GTGATGGTATTCGATGAAACGACTTGA
- the LOC133671706 gene encoding inositol oxygenase 2-like isoform X2 has translation MPDSNAFGQSFRDYENAKSERHQIVERTYRLQHINQTYDYVKKMREEYSRLDKAEMSIWECCELLNDVVDESDPDLDEPQIMHLLQSAEAIRKDYPNEDWLHLTALIHDLGKILLLPQFGGLPQWSAVGDIFPVGCAFDESNVHYQFFKENPDFNNPKYNTKNGVYSEGCGLSNVLMSFGHDDYMYLVAKENGTTLPSAALFVIRYHSFYPLHSCGAYKHLMNEEDVENLKWLQIFNKYDLYSKSKVPIDVEKVKPYYLSLIDKYFPAKVKW, from the exons ATGCCAGATAGTAATGCATTTGGCCAATCATTTAG GGACTATGAAAATGCAAAGAGTGAAAGGCACCAGATTGTTGAACGAACATACAGGCTGCAACACATTAACCAAACATATGATTAC GTCAAGAAGATGAGGGAAGAATATAGCAGACTGGACAAGGCAGAGATGAGCATATGGGAATGCTGTGAGCTTCTCAATGACGTTGTGGACGAAAGTGATCCTGACTTGGATGAGCCACAAATCATGCACTTGCTGCAGTCAGCTGAAGCAATCAGAAAAGACTACCCTAACGAAGACTGGTTGCACTTGACTGCACTTATCCATG ATCTTGGAAAAATCCTCCTACTTCCTCAATTTGGAGGATTACCTCAATGGTCTGCTGTAG GTGATATATTCCCTGTTGGCTGTGCTTTTGATGAATCCAACGTCCATTATCAG TTTTTCAAGGAAAACCCAGATTTCAACAATCCAAAATACAACACCAAGAATGGGGTTTACTCTGAAGGATGTGGACTGAGTAACGTGTTGATGTCATTTGGGCACGATGACTACATGTACTtg GTTGCAAAGGAAAATGGCACGACCCTGCCTTCTGCTGCCTTGTTTGTTATCCGCTACCACTCATTTTATC caTTACACTCATGTGGAGCATACAAGCATCTGATGAATGAGGAGGATGTGGAGAACCTGAAGTGGCTTCAGATATTCAA CAAGTATGATCTCTATAGCAAGAGCAAGGTCCCAATTGATGTTGAAAAAGTCAAGCCATACTATCTTTCCCTCATCGACAAG tATTTCCCAGCAAAAGTCAAATGGTGA
- the LOC133671706 gene encoding inositol oxygenase 2-like isoform X1 — MTVIVENPVEDIELFEQKKEIHIDPDELVSDGGFTMPDSNAFGQSFRDYENAKSERHQIVERTYRLQHINQTYDYVKKMREEYSRLDKAEMSIWECCELLNDVVDESDPDLDEPQIMHLLQSAEAIRKDYPNEDWLHLTALIHDLGKILLLPQFGGLPQWSAVGDIFPVGCAFDESNVHYQFFKENPDFNNPKYNTKNGVYSEGCGLSNVLMSFGHDDYMYLVAKENGTTLPSAALFVIRYHSFYPLHSCGAYKHLMNEEDVENLKWLQIFNKYDLYSKSKVPIDVEKVKPYYLSLIDKYFPAKVKW; from the exons ATGACTGTCATTGTTGAGAATCCTGTCGAGGATATAGAGCTATTTG AACAGAAGAAGGAAATCCATATCGACCCCGATGAGTTGGTGTCTGATGGTGGATTCACGATGCCAGATAGTAATGCATTTGGCCAATCATTTAG GGACTATGAAAATGCAAAGAGTGAAAGGCACCAGATTGTTGAACGAACATACAGGCTGCAACACATTAACCAAACATATGATTAC GTCAAGAAGATGAGGGAAGAATATAGCAGACTGGACAAGGCAGAGATGAGCATATGGGAATGCTGTGAGCTTCTCAATGACGTTGTGGACGAAAGTGATCCTGACTTGGATGAGCCACAAATCATGCACTTGCTGCAGTCAGCTGAAGCAATCAGAAAAGACTACCCTAACGAAGACTGGTTGCACTTGACTGCACTTATCCATG ATCTTGGAAAAATCCTCCTACTTCCTCAATTTGGAGGATTACCTCAATGGTCTGCTGTAG GTGATATATTCCCTGTTGGCTGTGCTTTTGATGAATCCAACGTCCATTATCAG TTTTTCAAGGAAAACCCAGATTTCAACAATCCAAAATACAACACCAAGAATGGGGTTTACTCTGAAGGATGTGGACTGAGTAACGTGTTGATGTCATTTGGGCACGATGACTACATGTACTtg GTTGCAAAGGAAAATGGCACGACCCTGCCTTCTGCTGCCTTGTTTGTTATCCGCTACCACTCATTTTATC caTTACACTCATGTGGAGCATACAAGCATCTGATGAATGAGGAGGATGTGGAGAACCTGAAGTGGCTTCAGATATTCAA CAAGTATGATCTCTATAGCAAGAGCAAGGTCCCAATTGATGTTGAAAAAGTCAAGCCATACTATCTTTCCCTCATCGACAAG tATTTCCCAGCAAAAGTCAAATGGTGA